A window of Terriglobales bacterium contains these coding sequences:
- the ilvC gene encoding ketol-acid reductoisomerase encodes MAKIHYDNSADLALIRGKKVAILGYGSQGHAHALNLRDSGVSVQVGLPETSRSRARAQQHGFAVVTPDRASAWADVIMVVTPDTGQAALYRSAIAPHLSRGKTLMFAHGFNIRFNTIQPPADVDVTMVAPKAPGHRVREVFVEGGGTPALMAIHQDASGQAKALTLSYAKALGCTRAGVLETTFKEETETDLFGEQTVLCGGVSALVKAGFETLVNAGYQPEIAYFECLHELKLIVDLFYRGGLSYMRYSVSDTAEHGDYTGGPRIVTDETRKAMRQILAEIQDGTYARNWIAENEAGRQWFYATRRSEQDHLIEQVGAKLRSLMPFLDPIDVREETRQAEAAEKNAAAQKTRAGSASAAD; translated from the coding sequence ATGGCCAAAATCCACTACGACAATTCCGCCGATCTCGCCCTCATCCGCGGCAAGAAGGTCGCCATCCTCGGCTACGGCTCCCAGGGTCACGCCCATGCTCTGAACCTCCGCGACAGCGGCGTTTCGGTGCAGGTCGGACTGCCTGAAACCAGCCGCTCGCGCGCCCGGGCGCAACAACACGGCTTCGCCGTCGTCACCCCCGATCGCGCCTCTGCCTGGGCTGACGTCATCATGGTCGTCACCCCCGACACCGGCCAGGCGGCTCTCTACCGCTCCGCCATCGCGCCGCATCTCTCGCGCGGCAAGACCCTGATGTTCGCCCACGGCTTCAACATCCGCTTCAATACCATTCAACCGCCGGCCGACGTCGACGTCACCATGGTCGCGCCCAAAGCGCCCGGCCATCGCGTGCGCGAAGTCTTTGTCGAAGGCGGCGGCACGCCCGCGCTCATGGCTATCCACCAGGATGCCAGCGGCCAGGCCAAGGCGCTGACGCTGTCTTACGCCAAGGCTCTCGGCTGCACCCGCGCCGGAGTTCTGGAAACCACTTTCAAAGAGGAAACCGAAACTGATCTCTTCGGTGAGCAGACCGTGCTTTGCGGAGGCGTCAGCGCGCTGGTGAAGGCCGGCTTCGAAACCCTGGTCAACGCCGGGTACCAGCCGGAGATCGCCTACTTCGAGTGCCTGCACGAACTCAAGCTCATCGTCGACCTCTTTTACCGTGGCGGTCTTTCTTATATGCGCTACTCGGTCAGCGACACCGCCGAGCACGGCGATTACACCGGCGGCCCGCGCATCGTCACCGATGAAACCCGCAAGGCCATGCGCCAGATCCTCGCCGAGATTCAGGACGGCACCTACGCGCGCAACTGGATCGCCGAAAACGAGGCGGGACGGCAGTGGTTCTATGCCACGCGCCGCAGCGAGCAGGACCACCTCATCGAGCAGGTCGGGGCGAAGCTACGCAGCTTGATGCCCTTCCTCGACCCCATCGACGTCCGCGAGGAAACGCGACAGGCCGAAGCGGCAGAAAAGAATGCGGCGGCGCAGAAGACGCGCGCCGGCTCCGCCTCCGCCGCCGATTGA